A single Candidatus Rubidus massiliensis DNA region contains:
- a CDS encoding putative addiction module killer protein: MISALTPIGKLKHLKKIKIATSKISIKPAIQAEISKCSAKSVKIYHNSSGNSPFIKWLEKLDKNEQKLVNSKIRNYIENNFGVVKQLTLAPGVNELKIECGPSYRIYFGIHREQKIILSGGLKKTQIRDIEKVSQYWSDFLKILNYLIEKPC; the protein is encoded by the coding sequence TTGATATCTGCACTAACGCCTATTGGTAAGTTAAAGCACTTGAAAAAAATAAAAATTGCAACTTCTAAAATTTCAATTAAACCTGCAATCCAAGCTGAGATTAGCAAATGTTCAGCAAAATCAGTTAAAATTTATCATAATAGTTCTGGAAACTCACCTTTCATCAAGTGGTTAGAAAAACTTGATAAAAACGAACAAAAATTAGTAAATAGCAAAATTCGTAATTATATTGAAAATAACTTTGGGGTAGTTAAGCAATTAACACTGGCACCGGGTGTTAACGAATTAAAAATAGAGTGTGGTCCATCTTATAGGATTTATTTTGGAATACACAGAGAACAAAAAATCATTCTTTCCGGAGGTTTAAAAAAAACACAAATACGTGACATTGAAAAAGTCAGTCAATATTGGAGTGATTTTTTAAAAATATTAAATTATTTGATTGAAAAACCTTGCTAA
- the dinB_2 gene encoding DNA polymerase IV: MTRKIIHIDMDAFYAAIEQRDFPELKGKPVIVGGSPESRGVVATASYEARKYGIRSAMPSATARRLCPQAIFIRPRFDVYKNVSAQLHEIFQEYTDCIEPLALDEAYLDVTTNKKDEKSATYVAKKILAQIQYETNLTASAGVSFNKFLAKLASGWRKPNEITIITPEKAQGFVNKLPIGEFYGVGKATETKMLNLGINNGKDLQDFGVDRLITYFGNKMGRFFYNLSLCNDERLVNTFRERKSIGKESTFQRDLSGEEIIKTEIVKLAKIVCAEMQSKNLLGRTVQLKLRYANFKTITRSRSLEKPTNSLEAVQEVLLTLLKQTLIDIDPIRLLGVSISSFGEKNTKPRLSALELFEHYNLEF; encoded by the coding sequence ATGACGCGTAAAATTATTCATATTGACATGGATGCTTTTTATGCTGCTATTGAGCAAAGAGATTTTCCTGAGTTAAAGGGAAAGCCTGTAATTGTAGGAGGTTCACCTGAGTCTAGGGGAGTTGTAGCTACAGCTTCATATGAAGCTAGAAAATATGGGATACGATCCGCGATGCCTTCCGCTACAGCACGTCGTTTATGTCCCCAAGCTATTTTTATACGTCCTCGCTTTGATGTATATAAAAATGTTTCAGCTCAATTACACGAGATTTTTCAGGAATACACTGATTGCATTGAGCCTTTAGCCCTTGATGAAGCTTATTTAGATGTAACCACTAACAAGAAAGATGAAAAGTCTGCTACATATGTTGCAAAAAAAATTTTAGCGCAAATTCAATATGAAACTAACTTAACTGCAAGTGCTGGGGTCTCCTTTAACAAATTTTTAGCAAAATTAGCTTCTGGTTGGAGAAAACCTAATGAAATTACCATTATCACCCCTGAGAAGGCTCAAGGGTTTGTCAATAAACTTCCAATAGGGGAATTTTATGGTGTAGGTAAAGCCACCGAAACCAAAATGTTAAACTTAGGAATAAACAACGGTAAGGATTTACAAGATTTTGGAGTTGATCGCTTGATAACCTATTTTGGCAATAAGATGGGAAGATTTTTTTACAATCTTTCCCTTTGCAATGATGAACGTCTTGTTAATACTTTTCGAGAACGAAAATCAATTGGCAAAGAATCCACTTTTCAGCGTGATTTAAGTGGTGAGGAAATAATCAAAACAGAAATAGTTAAGTTAGCTAAAATTGTGTGTGCAGAAATGCAATCCAAAAATCTCTTAGGAAGGACAGTGCAACTAAAGCTTCGTTATGCAAATTTCAAAACTATCACAAGAAGTCGTTCCCTTGAAAAACCGACAAATTCCCTAGAAGCTGTTCAAGAGGTTCTTTTAACCCTATTAAAGCAGACTTTAATTGATATCGATCCTATTAGGCTATTAGGTGTAAGTATCTCATCTTTTGGTGAAAAAAACACAAAACCTAGACTTTCTGCTCTCGAACTATTCGAGCACTACAATCTAGAATTTTAA
- the f1pep1 gene encoding Prolyl endopeptidase precursor, producing the protein MKRTSFLYILFYCFNIVSSVEIPPSVLFQVENRGIVALSPDGDQIAYFSQNANENNCLYIKKVFSGDKALEIPFSQATDIREVLWQYDNQHLLITADNHVDMNVRLYQIDTSRATIRELIDDPVVYTKIIAYSANYPDLLLVQLFPIKVAEKDYKVPDLQCLNLKTGELGIHTWNPGNIGFWGIDKNLVLRCTLTEDLQNNISINNDKTTILTKKRENPKEFSTSPFIGFTNDGNHVYLYSNYNNDTIRLLKLNIKNGKHEVIAEDPEYDFTNSHLFDHECGEILLAGLFREKFTSQFFDPKIEQDYKVLRKKLNGTIKILSIDKFKKRWLILQEADIEPPSYYIYDCTIDQLELVFQENEEIRKYELCNTEPIHFMARDGKKIFSYLTLPKEKAKGAVIIVHGGPWQREKWQFNPLVQGLANRGYAVLQINYRGSFGFGKKYLQAAFLRMGDNVLNDIIDGKNWLVLKHAIDEKKIGLIGHSFGGYIVLSELAFHPEEFCCAISMAGISDLTWIGKMSGIGANWWHQYFGKEENFLKNISPYYHANKITKPLLIIDGENDQAKYKGDSLLPFLTHNKDVKSIVFSNEGHVITKPSNKAQLFLIIEGFLKRYMLLAR; encoded by the coding sequence ATGAAACGCACATCTTTTCTATATATATTGTTCTATTGCTTTAATATAGTTTCGTCAGTTGAAATCCCACCATCTGTTTTATTTCAAGTAGAAAATAGAGGTATAGTAGCTTTATCTCCAGATGGAGACCAAATTGCCTACTTTTCTCAAAATGCAAATGAAAATAATTGTTTATATATCAAGAAAGTTTTTTCTGGGGATAAAGCTTTAGAAATTCCTTTTTCACAAGCGACTGATATAAGAGAAGTATTGTGGCAATATGATAATCAACATTTGTTAATTACAGCGGATAATCATGTTGATATGAATGTACGTCTTTATCAAATTGATACTTCAAGGGCAACTATTCGAGAATTAATAGATGATCCTGTAGTTTATACTAAAATTATCGCTTATTCTGCCAATTATCCAGATCTACTACTGGTACAATTGTTTCCTATAAAAGTTGCAGAAAAAGATTACAAAGTTCCAGACCTGCAATGTCTCAATTTGAAAACTGGAGAGTTAGGTATACATACGTGGAATCCTGGAAATATTGGTTTTTGGGGTATTGATAAAAATTTGGTATTGCGTTGTACTTTAACGGAAGATTTGCAAAACAATATTAGTATCAATAATGACAAAACCACAATTCTTACAAAAAAACGAGAAAATCCAAAAGAGTTTTCAACATCTCCCTTTATTGGATTTACGAATGATGGAAATCACGTTTACTTATATAGCAACTATAACAATGACACTATCCGTTTACTAAAACTGAATATAAAAAATGGAAAACATGAGGTTATAGCAGAAGATCCTGAATATGATTTTACAAATTCTCACCTATTTGATCATGAATGCGGGGAAATTTTATTAGCAGGCTTATTTAGAGAAAAATTTACCTCCCAATTTTTTGATCCAAAAATTGAACAAGATTATAAGGTTTTAAGGAAAAAGCTTAATGGAACCATTAAAATTTTAAGCATAGATAAATTTAAAAAGAGATGGTTAATCCTTCAAGAGGCAGATATTGAACCCCCTTCTTATTATATTTATGATTGTACAATCGATCAATTAGAACTAGTTTTCCAAGAAAATGAAGAAATTAGAAAGTATGAATTATGCAATACTGAACCAATTCATTTTATGGCTCGCGATGGAAAGAAAATCTTCTCTTATTTAACGTTGCCAAAAGAAAAAGCAAAAGGCGCTGTCATTATTGTTCACGGCGGACCGTGGCAAAGAGAAAAATGGCAATTCAATCCTTTAGTTCAAGGCTTAGCAAATAGAGGCTATGCAGTTTTGCAGATTAATTATCGAGGATCATTTGGTTTTGGAAAAAAATATCTTCAAGCTGCCTTTTTAAGAATGGGAGATAATGTGCTTAACGATATTATCGATGGAAAAAATTGGCTAGTATTAAAACATGCTATTGATGAAAAGAAAATTGGTTTAATAGGACATAGTTTTGGTGGGTATATTGTATTGTCAGAATTAGCGTTTCATCCAGAAGAATTTTGTTGTGCTATATCAATGGCGGGAATTAGCGATTTAACTTGGATCGGTAAAATGAGTGGGATAGGAGCTAATTGGTGGCACCAATACTTTGGCAAAGAAGAAAATTTTTTGAAAAATATATCACCTTATTATCATGCTAATAAAATAACAAAACCGCTACTGATTATTGATGGTGAAAATGACCAAGCAAAATATAAAGGAGATAGTCTTTTACCTTTCTTAACGCATAATAAAGATGTTAAATCAATTGTTTTTTCTAATGAAGGTCACGTTATTACTAAACCTTCAAATAAAGCGCAATTATTTCTGATCATTGAAGGTTTTTTAAAAAGGTATATGCTACTTGCGAGATAG